From Candidatus Bathyarchaeota archaeon, one genomic window encodes:
- a CDS encoding aldo/keto reductase: protein MQYRTVPKNGDKLSALGFGLMRLPQKVGKIDEQRAISQIRYAIDEGVNYFDTAPPYHAGESERVLGKALQDGYRDKVKVATKLSPFMLNKPEDMERMLSGQLSKLQTDHIDYYLLHSLEAASWKKLLGFNVLDFLQKAQSDGRIVKVGFSFHGSLGTFKEIVDANDWAMCQIQYNILDQKMQAGTEGLHYAASKGLAVMVMEPLRGGALVGKLPKAVQEKYDNAPNGWSAAEWALRWVWNHPEVTVVLSGMNDEAQIQENIKTAQTALPNSLSTKDLEVIEGVVDSYKKLMRVPCTGCLYCMPCPNGVNIPANFNAYNQYHMFDQKLYARGMYIVSLLGVLGGERCDASLCVNCGVCVKKCPQHIAIPQELGMVKKELGGLQTKVMTPVVRWVAKRRFGAKL from the coding sequence ATGCAGTACCGAACGGTTCCAAAAAACGGGGACAAACTCTCTGCTTTAGGCTTTGGCTTGATGCGTCTGCCCCAAAAGGTAGGTAAAATCGATGAGCAACGAGCAATCAGCCAGATACGCTACGCCATTGACGAAGGCGTTAACTACTTCGACACTGCCCCGCCATACCATGCAGGGGAGAGTGAGCGGGTGCTGGGTAAAGCCTTACAGGACGGCTACCGCGACAAGGTCAAAGTGGCGACTAAACTTTCCCCCTTCATGCTCAACAAGCCCGAAGACATGGAGCGGATGCTAAGCGGGCAGCTCTCTAAGCTGCAAACTGACCACATAGACTACTACTTACTGCATTCACTGGAAGCTGCTTCATGGAAGAAACTTTTAGGTTTTAATGTGCTGGATTTTTTGCAGAAAGCCCAAAGCGACGGCAGAATAGTTAAAGTGGGTTTCTCGTTTCATGGTTCACTTGGAACCTTTAAAGAAATCGTGGACGCCAACGACTGGGCTATGTGTCAGATTCAATACAACATTTTAGACCAGAAAATGCAGGCTGGAACCGAGGGGTTGCATTATGCGGCGTCTAAGGGGTTGGCTGTTATGGTTATGGAGCCGCTTAGAGGCGGGGCGCTGGTGGGTAAACTGCCCAAGGCGGTTCAGGAAAAGTATGATAACGCCCCAAATGGTTGGTCTGCTGCGGAGTGGGCGCTGCGTTGGGTGTGGAATCACCCCGAAGTCACCGTGGTGCTCTCAGGCATGAACGACGAAGCCCAAATCCAAGAAAACATCAAAACCGCACAAACCGCCCTACCTAACTCGCTATCCACAAAAGACCTCGAAGTCATCGAAGGTGTGGTGGATAGCTACAAAAAACTCATGAGGGTGCCCTGCACTGGCTGCCTCTACTGTATGCCCTGCCCTAACGGTGTAAACATACCCGCCAACTTTAACGCCTACAACCAGTACCACATGTTCGACCAAAAACTCTACGCAAGAGGCATGTACATCGTTTCGCTGCTGGGTGTTTTGGGTGGAGAGCGTTGTGATGCCTCTTTGTGCGTGAACTGCGGGGTTTGCGTTAAGAAGTGCCCGCAGCACATTGCGATTCCACAGGAGCTTGGGATGGTTAAGAAAGAGTTAGGGGGTTTGCAGACTAAGGTTATGACGCCAGTTGTTAGGTGGGTTGCTAAGAGGCGGTTTGGTGCAAAGCTTTAG